In Nicotiana tabacum cultivar K326 chromosome 21, ASM71507v2, whole genome shotgun sequence, one DNA window encodes the following:
- the LOC142175515 gene encoding receptor-like protein 7 has product MGRIFFFYSLVCFVLLSKSFSSSSSLVHHLCSPSEAFALLQFKQPFEIYNESSWLCYGGQTSFPKTMSWNESTDCCTWDGVTCDMLMGHVIGLDLSCSKLNGTIHQNSSLFQLHHLQTLNLAFNFFNWSVIPSDIGRLTDLRHLNLSGSSFSSKIPTEISYLSNLVSLDLSFSWCELDQKTFETLLQNLTNLEVVSLSTVSISSPIPMNMSSSLRYVDLEATNLLGVFTESFFLLPKLEKLKLGNNDLRGVLPKIKPSNTLLELDIANTGVYGKLPESIGTFNSLNYLNLERCNFSGSIPHSLGNLTKIRELNFGGNHFTGHIPSTISKLMQLTSLDLSSNSLSGDIPNAFSNFPKLVKLDLSKNIFTGPFPSSILSLGSLQSLDLSSNSLSGSLPSNASMLQKLAYMDLSHNSLNGTIPSWVFNIPPYEYLKLDHNRFSRLDVADKLKTNPAVKVLDLSHNQLSGPVLRSLENLVNLFNLDLSSNNISDNVGIEIFMTMQRLDYLDLSYNPLSWKSSNITFPSLRVLLLSSCELKDFPYLLRNLKKLQILDLSNNKIHGPIPNWFSRMRWDSLQYLNVSLNSLTGHLEQLHQYDLRILDFKFNFLQGPIPSSICNLSSLEFLDLSRNNFSESIPNCFGSMAELLVLDLRKNNFSGSLPPLCTRSTSLTTIILNSNQFEGHVPVSLLNCHRLEVLDVGNNAINDTFPAWLGTLQMLQVLIFKSNRFHGPLSPCQTKFCFPMLRIFDLSLNEFSGSLHAKVFDNFKSMTKLDGSDKGEIKYMELHNVGIYDIMYKDSVRLVIKGQDIELERITTIMTAIDLSSNHFEGVIPKTLKDLGSLWLLNLSHNNLRGDIPTELGQLNMLEVLDLSWNRLTGNIPRELTRLNFLAVLNLSQNRLVGPIPQGLQFNTFSNDSYVGNLDLCGLPLSKQCGMSDPSHVPQPFESEEEEEDESYFASGFTWESVVIGYSCGLVVGTVVWSFMFKAGKPKWFVEFFEGIIPNKNRRPKKRAQRRRP; this is encoded by the coding sequence atgggacgtatctttttcttttattcacttgtctgttttgtgttgctaagtaaaagtttttcttcttcttcttcccttgtGCATCATCTTTGCTCTCCTAGTGAAGCTTTTGCTTTGCTCCAGTTCAAGCAACCTTTTGAAATATACAACGAGTCTAGTTGGTTATGTTATGGAGGCCAAACTTCTTTCCCGAAAACAATGTCTTGGAATGAGAGTACAGATTGCTGCACTTGGGATGGAGTTACTTGTGACATGTTAATGGGGCACGTTATCGGCCTGGATCTTAGCTGTAGTAAGCTAAATGGAACTATACATCAGAACAGCAGCCTTTTTCAACTTCATCATCTTCAGACACTAAACCTTGCTTTCAATTTCTTCAATTGGTCTGTAATTCCAAGTGACATTGGCCGCTTGACAGATTTGAGGCATCTCAACCTTTCTGGCTCTTCGTTTAGTAGTAAAATCCCAACAGAAATCTCATACCTATCGAATTTGGTTTCACttgatctttctttttcttggtgTGAACTTGATCAGAAAACATTTGAAACATTGCTTCAGAACTTGACAAATCTGGAGGTAGTTTCTCTCTCTACTGTCAGCATCTCATCTCCGATACCTATGAACATGTCGTCCTCCTTAAGGTACGTGGATCTTGAAGCAACCAATTTGCTAGGTGTTTTTACAGAAAGCTTTTTTCTTCTACCAAAATTGGAAAAGCTCAAATTAGGTAACAATGATCTTAGAGGAGTTTTACCAAAGATCAAGCCGAGCAACACTCTGTTGGAGTTGGATATTGCAAACACAGGCGTCTACGGTAAGCTGCCTGAATCAATTGGCACCTTCAATTCCTTGAATTATTTAAACCTCGAACGATGTAACTTCTCGGGTTCCATTCCCCATTCCCTTGGAAACCTAACCAAAATTAGGGAGTTGAATTTTGGTGGAAATCATTTCACAGGCCATATTCCTTCAACTATCTCTAAATTGATGCAGCTCACAAGTTTAGATCTTTCATCTAACTCCCTTAGTGGTGACATTCCCAATGCTTTCTCTAACTTTCCAAAGCTTGTTAAATTGGATCTTTCTAAAAACATCTTCACCGGTCCATTTCCCTCTTCTATTTTAAGCTTGGGGAGTCTTCAAAGCTTAGACTTGTCGAGTAATTCCCTATCTGGTTCGTTGCCAAGCAATGCAAGCATGCTTCAAAAGCTAGCTTATATGGATTTGTCTCACAACTCACTGAATGGTACAATACCATCTTGGGTTTTTAACATCCCGCCCTATGAATATTTGAAGCTCGATCATAATCGGTTCAGTAGACTAGATGTTGCTGATAAGCTGAAGACGAACCCAGCAGTAAAGGTATTGGATTTAAGTCATAATCAACTCAGCGGTCCAGTTCTTCGATCACTTGAAAATCTCGTAAACCTATTCAATCTTGACCTCTCATCAAATAACATCAGTGACAATGTAGGAATAGAAATCtttatgaccatgcaaagacttGATTATTTAGATCTTTCCTATAATCCGCTATCATGGAAGAGTAGCAATATCACTTTCCCAAGTCTAAGAGTTTTGCTCTTATCATCTTGTGAACTGAAGGATTTCCCATACTTGTTGAGAAATTTAAAGAAACTTCAGATCTTGGATCTTTCTAACAATAAGATTCATGGCCCAATCCCTAACTGGTTTAGCCGCATGAGATGGGACTCGTTGCAATACCTCAACGTTTCACTCAATTCACTTACAGGCCACCTAGAACAACTTCATCAATATGATCTAAGGATTCTTGATTTTAAGTTCAACTTCCTGCAGGGTCCAATACCTTCATCCATTTGTAACCTGAGTAGCCTTGAATTTTTGGATTTATCACGCAACAATTTCAGCGAATCAATTCCAAATTGCTTTGGCAGCATGGCTgagctattggtgttggatttgCGAAAGAATAATTTCAGTGGGAGTCTTCCACCATTGTGTACTCGGAGCACTTCATTGACGACCATTATCTTGAACAGTAATCAATTTGAAGGACATGTCCCTGTGTCGTTGCTCAATTGTCATCGTTTAGAGGTCCTTGATGTGGGAAATAACGCTATAAATGACACATTTCCAGCTTGGTTAGGAACTCTTCAAATGTTGCAAGTCCTTATATTTAAGTCGAACAGGTTTCATGGACCTTTAAGTCCTTGCCAAACTAAGTTTTGCTTTCCCATGTTGAGGATTTTCGATCTTTCTCTAAACGAATTCAGTGGCTCACTGCATGCAAAAGTATTTgacaacttcaaatcaatgacaAAATTAGATGGATCAGACAAAGGCGAGATCAAATATATGGAACTACATAATGTTGGCATATATGACATAATGTATAAGGATTCAGTGAGGTTGGTGATTAAAGGCCAGGATATTGAGCTAGAGAGAATCACTACAATAATGACGGCCATTGATCTCTCAAGCAACCATTTTGAAGGTGTAATTCCGAAAACACTAAAGGATCTTGGCTCACTTTGGCTACTCAATTTATCCCATAACAATCTCAGAGGTGATATTCCAACAGAACTGGGGCAACTGAATATGCTTGAAGTGTTAGAtctctcttggaatcgactcaCAGGAAATATCCCAAGGGAATTGACAAGACTAAACTTTCTGGCAGTCTTAAACCTCTCTCAGAATCGTCTTGTTGGACCGATTCCTCAAGGTTTACAATTCAACACATTTTCAAATGACTCGTACGTTGGCAACCTTGATTTATGTGGTCTTCCTTTATCAAAGCAATGTGGAATGAGTGATCCATCGCATGTTCCTCAACCATTtgagtccgaagaagaagaagaggacgAGTCATATTTTGCAAGTGGATTTACATGGGAATCAGTAGTCATAGGCTACAGTTGTGGACTTGTTGTTGGAACCGTCGTGTGGAGCTTCATGTTTAAAGCTGGTAAGCCTAAATGGTTTGTGGAATTTTTTGAAGGCATTATTCCCAACAAGAACAGAAGGCCAAAGAAGAGAGCTCAGAGAAGAAGGCCTTAA